In the Halorubrum ruber genome, CGAGGAGATCGTGATGCACCTCCCCGAACTCGCCGAGGAGAAGGGGATCCCGGTCGCCTTCGTCGACACGCAGGACGAGGTCGGGCAGGCCGCCGGCCTCGAGGTCGGCTCGGCCGCCGCCGCCGTCGTCGACGCCGGCGACGCCGCCGACGACGTCGAGGACATCGGCGAGAAGGTCGCGGAGCTCCGATAACCACCCATGAGCGCAGAAGAGGGCACCGGCGACTCGACGACCGCGGAGGTCATCGAGGTCGTCGGCAAGACCGGGATGCACGGCGAGGCCATGCAGGTCAAGTGCCGCATCCAGGAGGGATCGAACCAGGGCCGGATCATCACCCGGAACGTCCTGGGTCCCGTCCGTCTGGGCGACGTGCTCCAGCTGCGGGAGACCCAGCGCGACGCCGACTCCATCGGAGGCCGATAACCAATGGTCGAGACACGCACCTGCGATTACAGCGGTGAGGAGATCGAGCCCGGCACGGGCACGATGTTCGTCAAGAAGGACGGCACCGTCCTCCACTTCGTCGACTCGAAGGCGGAGAAGAACTACTTCCTCGGCCGCGAGGCGCGCGACGTCGAGTGGACCGAGGAGGGCCACCGAGCCGGAGGCGACGAGCAGTGAGCCACCACGACGAGCGCACCTTCGTGATGGTGAAGCCCGACGGCGTCCAGCGCGGACTCATCGGCGAGATCGTCTCTCGCTTCGAGGACCGCGGGCTCAAGCTCGTCGCCGGCAAGTTCGTCCGGCTCGACGAGGAGCTCGCGAAGGACCACTACGGCGAACACGAGGACAAGCCGTTCTTCGACGGCCTCGTCGAGTTCATCACCTCCGGCCCCGTCTTCGCGATGGTGTGGGAGGGCGCGGACGCGACCCGCCAGGTCCGCGCGATGGTCGGCGAGACCGACCCGACCGAGTCGCCGCCGGGCACGATCCGCGGCGACTTCGGCCTCGACCTCGGCCAC is a window encoding:
- the rpl7ae gene encoding 50S ribosomal protein L7Ae — protein: MPVYVDYDTPADLAERSLEALEVARDTGTVKKGTNETTKAVERGNADLVIVAEDVSPEEIVMHLPELAEEKGIPVAFVDTQDEVGQAAGLEVGSAAAAVVDAGDAADDVEDIGEKVAELR
- a CDS encoding 30S ribosomal protein S28e codes for the protein MSAEEGTGDSTTAEVIEVVGKTGMHGEAMQVKCRIQEGSNQGRIITRNVLGPVRLGDVLQLRETQRDADSIGGR
- the ndk gene encoding nucleoside-diphosphate kinase gives rise to the protein MSHHDERTFVMVKPDGVQRGLIGEIVSRFEDRGLKLVAGKFVRLDEELAKDHYGEHEDKPFFDGLVEFITSGPVFAMVWEGADATRQVRAMVGETDPTESPPGTIRGDFGLDLGHNVIHASDHEDEGANEREIDLFFDDEELVDYDLDTSAWVYEDEDH
- a CDS encoding 50S ribosomal protein L24e, yielding MVETRTCDYSGEEIEPGTGTMFVKKDGTVLHFVDSKAEKNYFLGREARDVEWTEEGHRAGGDEQ